One window of the Gambusia affinis linkage group LG01, SWU_Gaff_1.0, whole genome shotgun sequence genome contains the following:
- the LOC122831281 gene encoding ADP-ribose glycohydrolase OARD1-like → MGAGIAVMFKKKFGRVSELKEQKKLPGQCAVLTHDQRFIYCLITKKKGNQKPTYVSLRQSLEDMKSHCLENGVSRISIPLIGCGLDQL, encoded by the exons ATGTTCAAGAAGAAATTTGGTCGAGTCTCAGAGTTAAAGGAGCAGA AGAAGCTGCCGGGGCAGTGTGCTGTCCTGACACATGATCAACGTTTCATCTATTGTCTG ATCACGAAGAAAAAAGGCAACCAGAAACCCACATATGTCAGCCTAAGACAGAGTCTGGAAGACATGAAATCTCACTGCTTAGAAAATGGTGTCAGTAGGATATCAATACCCCT AATTGGATGTGGCCTGGACCAGCTGTAA